From the genome of Triticum aestivum cultivar Chinese Spring chromosome 3B, IWGSC CS RefSeq v2.1, whole genome shotgun sequence, one region includes:
- the LOC123065083 gene encoding probable carboxylesterase 15, whose amino-acid sequence MAGDTAPHVVEDLLGVVQLLSDASVVRGDESVLGPKEPLPDVPGVEWKDVVYHAAHGLSVRVYRPASSSVACSVKLPVLVYFHGGGYCLGSFAQPTFHAFCLRAAAELPAVVLSVQYRLAPEHRLPAAIDDGAAVLSWLRGQAELGAGADPWLAESADFARAFISGVSAGANLAHHLTVQVATARLPVSPVRVVGYVLLSAFFGGAERTALEADPPTGVSLPVEICEQLWHMSLPVGATRDHPVANPFGPESPSLAPVELPPALVVAPLGDVLCDRVLGYAARLKGMGKDVELVEFEGQQHGFSVLRPFGEAADELMRVLRRFVYQGDTPAER is encoded by the coding sequence ATGGCCGGCGACACGGCACCGCACGTCGTGGAGGATCTCCTCGGCGTCGTCCAGCTCCTCAGCGACGCCTCCGTCGTCCGCGGCGACGAGTCCGTCCTCGGACCAAAGGAGCCGCTCCCGGACGTCCCCGGCGTGGAATGGAAGGACGTGGTGTACCACGCGGCGCACGGCCTTAGCGTCCGCGTCTACAGGCCGGCGTCGTCGTCTGTGGCCTGCAGCGTCAAGCTCCCGGTGCTGGTGTACTTCCACGGCGGCGGCTACTGCCTCGGCTCCTTCGCGCAGCCGACCTTCCACGCGTTctgcctccgcgccgccgccgagctcccgGCCGTTGTGCTGTCTGTGCAGTACCGCCTCGCCCCCGAGCACCGCCTCCCCGCGGCCATCGACGACGGCGCGGCTGTCCTCTCCTGGCTGCGCGGCCAGGCCGagctcggcgccggcgccgacccGTGGCTCGCGGAGTCGGCGGACTTCGCCCGGGCCTTCATCTCCGGCGTGTCGGCGGGCGCCAACCTGGCCCACCACCTCACCGTCCAGGTCGCCACGGCGCGGCTCCCAGTCAGCCCCGTGCGCGTCGTCGGGTACGTACTCCTCTCCGCCTTCTTCGGCGGCGCCGAGCGCACGGCATTGGAGGCCGACCCGCCGACGGGCGTGTCCCTGCCTGTGGAGATATGCGAGCAGCTCTGGCACATGTCGCTTCCGGTCGGAGCGACCAGGGATCACCCGGTGGCCAACCCGTTCGGGCCCGAGAGCCCCAGCCTCGCGCCGGTGGAGCTCCCGCCGGCTCTCGTCGTGGCGCCGTTGGGCGACGTGCTCTGTGACCGCGTGCTGGGGTACGCGGCGAGGCTCAAGGGCATGGGGAAAGACGTGGAGCTTGTCGAGTTCGAAGGACAGCAGCATGGCTTCTCTGTCCTTCGGCCGTTCGGCGAGGCGGCCGACGAGTTGATGCGAGTCCTCAGACGGTTCGTGTACCAAGGTGACACGCCCGCTGAGCGCTGA